In Deltaproteobacteria bacterium, the genomic stretch AGCCCCTGGTCGCACTTGTCGTCGGCCTCGCAGAACTCGTCGACCAGGCCCTTGTCGACGCACACGAAGATGCCGTCCTTCTCCTCGCACGACGACCCTTCTTCACACTCGATGTCGTAGCCGAGGCCGGCGAGCGCCTCGCTGCAGGGCTCGCCCTCCTTCTGCGTACCGGTGAAGAGGTTGCGCAGGTCGCAGGGGTTCTGCGACGGGTCCCCGCCGGGGTGCACACGGCATCCTCGCCGGCCGGCTCTCAGCACTGCTGCTGCTCGATGAGATCCTTGCAGTCGGCGGCGGCCTGGGCGTTGGGCGTCGAGCGATCGAGACGAACGCCGAAGCCGAGCGTGTACAACAGGTCGCCGCGCTGTAGCTCGGGCTTGTCGTCGTTCGAGTAGAGCTGCTGGGTGAAGCGCTCGGTGCAATCTGCGGCGTCGGTGGTGAAGGGTCCGAGGCGATAGGTCCGCTCGCCATCGTCACAACACTTGAACTCCCAGTCGCACAGCGCTCCGATGAGCGGCTCGACGTCGCTGCCGTCGCCACCACCACCGGTGTCGGTGTCGGTGCCGCCGGTGGGATTGCTGCCGCCCTCGGCGCTACCGGTCTGCGTGGGGTTCGCGGTGTCGCCACTGCCGTCCGCACCATCGGTGCCGCCGGAACCATCCATGTCCGTGGCGCTGCCGATCGTGCCGTCGGCTGCGTCGTCCGCAACCTCCTCCTTCTTGTAGCAACCCGTCACCGCGAGCATCGCGAGTGACACGAAGAGCACACTCTGAGTCTTGGTTGTCCGCTGTAGGCCCATCACGGAGGTCTCGAACGTGCGACCGCGGGGCACGATTCAAGGCAAGCTCGCGTCATCGTTGGGCACTTCGTTGGGATCGCGTGCTCGACTCGAGCAGCGATCGCACCGTCGCGTCGATCGAGATCACAGCGCCTCTCGCCCGCTCCACGCCATCGGACGCACGCCAGATCCAGCATCGGCGCGAGTCGAGCAGCGCTGCTCGAGTTGGGCACGTGACCACCCCAAGTTGGGCAATTCCGTGGCTCGCACGACGCTCGAAGTTTTTTTGCCCCCGTTCGCGGACTGCGAGCCAGACCGCATCTACCGGGGGTTTCGAAGCCGACCGCCACCGGGCCCTGGCGCGCGACCGCGCCTCGGGCATCAGTCCGGCTCGGCCAGCACGCGGTCGATGATCGGCTGGGGATCGACGAAGACCGGCGCCAGCTCGCCGGGGTCGTAGTGGTCGCCGCGCTCGAACAACCCGCCGCAGATCCCATCGAGCGAGCAGCGGCGGCAGACCTCGGCCTTGGGGTGGCGAAAGTCGGTCTGCCGCACGGTGCCCTTGGTGTCGAGGAAGTGCACGATGCGCTCCTCGCCCTTCACCATCTTGCGGGTCTCGGTGCTGCAGTGGGCGAACTCGGTCATGTAACACAGCGGCACGCGCTCGACCCGAAAGCTACGCCCGCTGCGATGCAGGTATCGCATCGCCCGCGCGAGCGACAGCTCGAAGTCGGCGAGCCGCGGCGCGGTGTCGCGGTTGGTCTCGGCCCGGCCCATCGAAGGATCGAGGTTGTTCCACACGAAGTGCGAGATGAACTCGAAGCGCCGCGTGAGCGCGACGACCGTCTCGTCGAGGTGGTCGGCGTTGTAGGCGTTGATCACGGTGTTGATGTTGACCGTGGCCCCCGCGGCCCCGAGGCGCTCGAGTGCCTGCATGGCGAGCTGGTGGCTCCCCCTGACGCCGGTGAGGAAGTCCTCGAGCTCGGCACGCGCGCTGTGGATGCTGACGTGGAAGTGCGCCAGCCCGGCCGCGACGTAGCGCTGGGCGAGCCCCTCGCGGGCCAGCTGCGAGCCGTTGGTGATCATGCGGACGTGGAGGCCGCGATCGCGCGCGTAGGCTGCGACCTCCGGCACGATCGGCGACAGCGAGGGTTCACCGCCGGTCAGGATGATGCCGAAGTAGCCCCGTGCCACGAAGTCGTCGACCTGCCGCTGCGCCGTCGCGAGGTCGAGCACGTAGCCCGATGCGGGGTTCGAGCAGAACCGGCAGTACTGGTTGCAGCCGCGGACCAGCTGCATGTAGCCGAGGTTCGCCACCCCGGCATCATCGCACGGCTCACTTCTTCCAGCAGGAGTAGTCGATGGTCGCGGTCTGCTTGCTGGCCTTGGCGGGGGCCGGCGGCGTGGCCGCGAGGTCGATGCGCGTCAGGTTGCCCTTGGCATCGAAGCGGTAGGTGAACTTGCGGTCGACCGAGCCGTCCTTGCCGAGGTCTTCCTTGATGGTCTTGATGCGACCGTCCTTGTCGTAGGTGATGTCGAGCGCGGTGGCATCGTCGCTCGCCTCACCCTTGGTCGAGGCCTTGCGCACGTGGCCATCGACCACCTGCGCGTCGACGTCGGCGCGCTTGGCCGCGATCGGGTAGCCCGGCTCGAGCCCGACGAAGGCACCCAGACCGACCAGCGTGATCTCGCGGTTGCCACCGTTCTCTTCGCTGGCGGTGACCTTGGCCTTGCCGAGGTTGCTGCCGGCCTCGAACGTGGGCTCGATGCGTAGATCGGTCTTCTTGTCGCAGCCGAGATCGATCGAGACCTTGGTGACGTGATCACCGGCGCGCTCGAACTTGGAGCAGGTGTCGGCGGTGCCGTCGTTGTCGCCGTCGACGCGCACGGTGCCACCGGCCTCGGTGTACTTGAAGCGCAGCGTCGGCCCGCCCTTGTACGAGATCTTGCACGGGCCCGGCCACGGACCGGTCGGCGTCTCGGCCACGACCGGCGCCGGGGCCTCACCACCGGTGGTGTCCTCGTCGTCGTCCCACTTGTCGTTCGCGAAGGGATCCTCGGGCAACGTCGGCTCGATCGGCGCGGGCTCGGGCACCGGATCGACCTTGCTCTCGGGCTGCTTGGCCGGCGGCGGGACCTGCTTGGTCTCGTCACCACCGCCGCCGCAGGCGAGCGGGGCCAGCGAGCACGCGAACAACGAGCACACGAGGAACGACGGACGGCGCGACATGGAGGGTGGCTTTCTCGAGGGACCGTTTCGGGCGTCGGAGCTTCGGCGGCCGTCATGCATCGGCGTCGATCGGCACCAGCTCGTCGGTGCCGTGCAGCTCGGCGTAGCCGCGCCGCAGACCAAAGCAGCGGCGTTCTAGCACACAACGACGGCACGCGTCGGGCTTCACGAACTCGCCGCCATCGATGCCGGCGGGCAACTCGGCGAGCCCGCGACCGCCGTCGGGGTAGCGAGCGAGCTCGCCGGGTGGCAGCAGGCACAGCGGGATGCCGCACATGGAGTCGAAGCCACCGACCTCGAGGCCGAGCGCACGCGCGCGGTCGAGGCCCTCGCGCAGCGCCGGCATGATCTCGGCGTAGCGCGGGACCATCGCCGGCGTTCGTGGCACGAGGTCGGTCGACGGCGCCACGAACGAGACCGTGATCGCCGCGTGGGGCCAGCGCGCGTGCACCAGCGCGACGAAGGCCGGGAACTCGTGGTGGTTGCGGCGACAGACCACGAAGTTGATGCGCAGTCGCAGCCGATCGTGCAGCCGCGCCAGCGCGTCGAGCCCGGCGCAGGTGGCCGCGAAGGTGCCGGGCGCGACCGTGACGGCGTCGCTGGTGTCCGCGCTCGCGCCGTGCAGCGAGATGAACGCGCTGTCGAGGCCCGCATCGACGAGCGCTTGCGCGAGCGCGTCATCGATGCGGGTGGCGTTGCTCTGCAGCTCGACCTCGAGGGCACCGCCGGCCTTGCCGCGCCGCACCCAGTCGAGCAGGCCGGGGTCGAGCGTGGGCTCGCCACCGGAGAGCACCAGCACGCCGCCGCGGCCAGCGATGTCGTCGATCGCCGCGGCGACCGCGTCGCGTGGCGCGGCCGGCAGGTGCGTCGACACGAAGCAGAACGCGCAGGCCTGATTGCACGCGAAGCCAATCCGCACGATGCGAGCGGCGACGGTGCGGCCATCGCTGCGGCGCCACAGCTCGTCGGTCACGAGTTCGCGCGCAATCTGTCGCTCGACCGACTCCACCTGCGACAACCTGCGGCGCAGGCGTTCGTCCGCGATCGGGCGCGCGTGCTGCTCGGCGTGGCTTCGCCAGGGCGCCGGCACGCCGACGCAACGATCGGCGATCGCACAGCTCGCACAGGCGGCGATGCGACGTTCGTGGTCGCGTGCGGGTTGACCGGGGCCGAGCGCATAGGCGTGCGCGAGCCGATCGGGCCGTCGCAGCAGGCACGGCGGCAGGAACCCCGAAGGGTCGAGCTGCAGCGGCATTGCGGCCCGACGCGCGTCCTCGGCGAGGGCCTCGAGCCCCGCGATTGCGTCGGGCGCCTCGGCGACCGCGCCGTCGTCGGGCGATCGCATCACCACGCGGGCCCACAGCCGCGTGACGGCCGGCAGCTGGGTGCGGATCGCCTGCGCCAGGCCGCCGAGCTCCGGCAACGTCGGGGCCGCGATCGGTACGGCCGCCTCGACCACGACGCCGGCCCGCTGCAGAGCCGACGCCGCCGTGCGAAGCCGACCCAGCCCCTCGGCATCGCCGGTGACGGCCGCATGTCGCTCGATCGCAGGCACGTGCAGCCGTGCGATCGCCAGCCCTGCGTTCGCGAGCGCGTACGCGCGGGCGTCGTCGATGCCGACGCCGTTGGTCTCGAGCACCACCTTCGCGCCGCTGCGCCCGGCGGCAGCGACGATGGCCGGCAGGTCGCCGCGGAGGCTCGGCTCACCGCCGGTCAACACGACCTCCGCGAACACCCGCGCCTGCGTCAACGCGGCCGTCAGCGCGGCCGCACCCGCCACCGACGCGCGCTCGTGCGGCCGCCGGGTGTCGCAGAAGCTGCAGCGATGGTTGCAGGTCTCGTTGGTGAGCACGCGAACGGTGCGCACGGGCGGTCAGCATAGCGTGTCGCCGCACGCAAAGGCGAGCTCACGGCCGTGTGCGGGCGGGGCCATCCCTGCGTAGCGCCACCATGCAGCCGAGGATTCGCGCGCCATCGCGGATCCGCTGCAGGCCGGTGTTGCCGTGGGTACGGGCCCGACGCGAGACCGGCACCTCGGCCACGCGGGCGCCGGCCTGCAGCGCACGCGAGAGCACCTCGGTCTCGATGTCGTAGCGGCGCGCCGCCAGCGGCAGCCGCTCGAACAAGCGCCGACGGATGGCGCGAAAGCCCGCCTGCGTGTCGGTGAGCGCCACGCCGTAGAGTCGATCGAAGACCCACGAGAGCGCGCGGTTGCCCACGCGATCGAGCGCCGTGATTGCACCCGGTTCGAAGCGGCCGAGGAAGCGCGAGCCGATGGCCAGATCGGCGCCGCCATCGATCGCCCGGAGCAACGCAGGGATGTGCTCGGGCGGGTCCTGGCCATCGCCGTCGAGGAACACCAGCACGTCGCCCGAAGCGATCGCCGCGCCGCGACGCAGCGCGAGGCCCTTGCCGCCCCCGCCCGTGCAGCGCAGCACCCGGGCCCCAGCGGCGGCCGCGAGCGCGCCGGTGCCGTCGGTCGAGCCGTCGTCGACCACGATGACCTCGCCGAGCGCGAGCCGATCGCACGCCGCCACCACGGCCGCAATGCTGCCGGCCTCGTTGCGCGCCGGAATCACGATGCTGCAGGCGGGCGCGCTCACAGCAGCGCCTCGACGCGCGCACGATCGGCGGCGAAGTCGAGCGCCTGCAGGGCGAACAGGGTGCACCACACGTTGCGGTGGCGACTGGCGTCGTCGTAGTGCACCGCGCCGTCGACGGTGCGCGCGGCGAGGAAGCGCAGCCCGCGGTCGATCGCGCCATCGAAGCGATCACGATCGATCGCGCACCACAGCCGGATCGCCTGCGCGGTCACGTCGGTGCGCGCGGGGCCGTGGGCACCGGCCGCAGCCGACCACCACGCCGGCAAGCCGCCGTCGTCGCGCTGCAGTGCGGCCAGCTGCTCCGCCGCCGGCACGAGGCCAGCGGTGCCGCCGTGCGCCCACTGCCCCTCGAGCCCGTACGCGATCGCATGCAGGTACGCCGGGCCCTCGCCGTCGGCGACGCCGAAGGGCAGCGGTTCGCGATCGCCGACGCGGGCCACGAGCGGCGCGGCGATCGTCGACCACAGCGCGGGCACGACGTGGCGCAGCACGGCGAGCTTGCGCAGGTGGCCGCCAAAGCGACGACTCCAGCGCTGCGGCTGCGTGGCCGGCCAACACGCGCGCACGCCCTCGACGGCCCACTGCAGCCGCTCGGCGCCGCGGCACCAACTCGCGTGCGGCGCGTCGTCGCGCGCCCGAGCCCAGCGCGACAGCCCGGCCAGCACGACCGCGAGGTCGAAGGCGTACGCGATGCCATCGCGCCCGACCGCGTCGTCGTCGATGCACGCACACAGCCAGCGCGCGACCGCCGGCGCGCGCGCGTGGGCCAGCGGCTCGCCGGCGGCCCACGACAACCACAGGCCACCGGCCTCGGGATACACGTGACCGCCGACCCACGCCCGCACGCGCCCGTGCTCGTCGACCACCGCGTCGTCGATCAAGAAGCGCACCATCGCGTCGCGATCGGGACGCGCGTGTGGATGCTGGTCGCCGTCAGCCATCGCCGTCCCCGCGCAGCAACGCGAGCGTGCGCGGCACCGTGCGGCGCAGCGTCGCCAGCGGCGCGCCGGCCAGCGCCGGGTAGGCCTCGCAGGCCGAGAAGCAGCCGCCGCAGGCGAGCCGATCGATGTCGGCGCGGACGCGTCGCACATGCTCGCTGCGCCACAGCGCCCGCAGATCGTGCTCGCGCACGTTGCCCAGCGGGCGATCGTAGATGTGGCACGGCAACAGCTCGCCCTCGGGCGACACGAACACCGTGCTGCGCAGCGCCTGGCAGCGGATGCCGGCGGGCTCGCCACGCTCGATCGCCGCGAGGTTGACCACGTAGAGCGACTCCATCAGCTCGGTGAGCGAGTGCGGCACCCCGCGAGCGATCGCGTGGCGGCGCAGCGCCGCGGCAACCGGCACCCGCAGCTCGGCGAGCGCGGCATTGCCGTAGAAGTGCTGCGACAGCTGCATCGCGTTCAGGTGCCACCGCCGCCGCTCGAGCCACGGCAGCGCCTCGCGCAGCGCGGCCCAGGTGGCTTCCAGCTCGCCGGCGTTGTGGCGGGTGAGGGTGGTGCCGACGTGGACGTCGATGCCGCGGGCGCGCAGGCCGTCGGCGGTCGCGACCGCGCGCGCGAACGATCCCGGGCGGCCGCGGATGCGATCGTGCAGCGCCGCCGGGCCATCGACGCTGATCGTGACGATCAGCTCGACCGCATCGCCACCGCGCGCGCGCAGGCGCTCGCGCAGCCGCGAGCTCTCGTCCAGCACGCGGGCGGTGAACCATCCGTTGCTCTGGAAGTGCAGCACCAGCAGCGCGCGCGCGTGGGTGACGACCGCATCGAACACGGCGCCGATGTCACTGCGCAAGAACGGCTCGCCACCGGTGAGATCGAGCCAGACCAGCTCGGGGCACTGCCGCAGGAACGCACCGATCTCGGCCGGCGTCAGCTCGTGCGCGACCGGCTGCGACCAGGTGTGGCACATCGCGCAGCGCAGGTTGCAGCGGCGCGTCAGATCCAACACCACGCGCGTGGGTCCGGCGGGACGCCGCCACCAGGTCTGCGCGAGCGCAGTCACCAGCTTCGCGCGCGCACGCACGCCGGGGCTCGCGAGGGGCGGCGGAGTCGACGACAAGGGCTGCCTCGCATGATACCGCCGGCCGGCAGCCGTGGTACCTTGCCCCCGCGAGCAGTGGCTTTGGCGTGGCCTTGGGCATGAGCACGAGCACCAGCGAGACACCGCGACGCGTGCTGGTGACGGGTGCCGATGGCTTCATCGGCTCGCACCTGGTCGAGCGCCTGCTGGCGGACGGGCACCGCGTGACCGCGGTGGTGCGGGCGAGCTCGACCGTCGGCACCAGCGAGCTGCGCCTGCGCAACCTCGAGCCGGTTCGATCGCGCCTCGAGCGAGTGATCGCGATCGACATCGCGTCCGCCGATGCGGTCGCGCGCATGGCCGAGGCCCGCCCCCAGTGGCTGTTCCACCTCGCGGCCGAGGCCTATGTCGAGCGCTCGTTCACGCAGCCCCACGAGGTGCTGCGGACCAACCTCGGCGGCACCATGAACGTGCTGCAGCTGGCACGCACCTGCGACGCGCTCGAGCGCACCATCGTGACCTCGTCGAGCGAGATCTACGGCACCGCCCAGCGCGATGCGATCGACGAGCAGCACCCGCTCGAGCCGACCTCGCCGTACGCCGCCTCGAAGCTCGCGGCCGACCGCATGGCCTCGGCGTGGCACCGAACCTGGGGGCTGCCGTTGGTGATCGTGCGTCCCTTCAACTGCTACGGCCCGCGACACACCTACGACGTGATCCCCAAGTTCATCGCGCGCGCGCTCGCGGACGAGCCGCTGCAGATCTTCGGCGACGGCACCCAGAGCCGCGACTTCACCTACGTAGACGACATGGTCGAGGCCTTCGTGCTGGCCGCGACGCACACCGACGCGGTCGGCCAGGCGATCAACTTCGGCAGTGGTCGCACCACGAGCATCGCCGAGCTCGCCCGCCGTGTGGTCGCGGCCTGCGAGTCACGCTCGAAGGTGGTCCACGTTGCGGCGCGCGCGGCCGAGGTCGCGCGGCTGCGCTGCGATGCCGGCCGGGCCCACGCGCTGGGCTGGCAGCCCCGGGTCGCGCTCGACGAGGGCCTGCGCCGCAACATCGCGTGGGCGCGGGAGCAGCGATGACATCCACGCGAGCGATCGCGGCG encodes the following:
- a CDS encoding radical SAM protein, producing the protein MANLGYMQLVRGCNQYCRFCSNPASGYVLDLATAQRQVDDFVARGYFGIILTGGEPSLSPIVPEVAAYARDRGLHVRMITNGSQLAREGLAQRYVAAGLAHFHVSIHSARAELEDFLTGVRGSHQLAMQALERLGAAGATVNINTVINAYNADHLDETVVALTRRFEFISHFVWNNLDPSMGRAETNRDTAPRLADFELSLARAMRYLHRSGRSFRVERVPLCYMTEFAHCSTETRKMVKGEERIVHFLDTKGTVRQTDFRHPKAEVCRRCSLDGICGGLFERGDHYDPGELAPVFVDPQPIIDRVLAEPD
- a CDS encoding glycosyltransferase family 2 protein, producing the protein MSAPACSIVIPARNEAGSIAAVVAACDRLALGEVIVVDDGSTDGTGALAAAAGARVLRCTGGGGKGLALRRGAAIASGDVLVFLDGDGQDPPEHIPALLRAIDGGADLAIGSRFLGRFEPGAITALDRVGNRALSWVFDRLYGVALTDTQAGFRAIRRRLFERLPLAARRYDIETEVLSRALQAGARVAEVPVSRRARTHGNTGLQRIRDGARILGCMVALRRDGPARTRP
- a CDS encoding radical SAM protein — its product is MSSTPPPLASPGVRARAKLVTALAQTWWRRPAGPTRVVLDLTRRCNLRCAMCHTWSQPVAHELTPAEIGAFLRQCPELVWLDLTGGEPFLRSDIGAVFDAVVTHARALLVLHFQSNGWFTARVLDESSRLRERLRARGGDAVELIVTISVDGPAALHDRIRGRPGSFARAVATADGLRARGIDVHVGTTLTRHNAGELEATWAALREALPWLERRRWHLNAMQLSQHFYGNAALAELRVPVAAALRRHAIARGVPHSLTELMESLYVVNLAAIERGEPAGIRCQALRSTVFVSPEGELLPCHIYDRPLGNVREHDLRALWRSEHVRRVRADIDRLACGGCFSACEAYPALAGAPLATLRRTVPRTLALLRGDGDG
- a CDS encoding radical SAM protein → MRTVRVLTNETCNHRCSFCDTRRPHERASVAGAAALTAALTQARVFAEVVLTGGEPSLRGDLPAIVAAAGRSGAKVVLETNGVGIDDARAYALANAGLAIARLHVPAIERHAAVTGDAEGLGRLRTAASALQRAGVVVEAAVPIAAPTLPELGGLAQAIRTQLPAVTRLWARVVMRSPDDGAVAEAPDAIAGLEALAEDARRAAMPLQLDPSGFLPPCLLRRPDRLAHAYALGPGQPARDHERRIAACASCAIADRCVGVPAPWRSHAEQHARPIADERLRRRLSQVESVERQIARELVTDELWRRSDGRTVAARIVRIGFACNQACAFCFVSTHLPAAPRDAVAAAIDDIAGRGGVLVLSGGEPTLDPGLLDWVRRGKAGGALEVELQSNATRIDDALAQALVDAGLDSAFISLHGASADTSDAVTVAPGTFAATCAGLDALARLHDRLRLRINFVVCRRNHHEFPAFVALVHARWPHAAITVSFVAPSTDLVPRTPAMVPRYAEIMPALREGLDRARALGLEVGGFDSMCGIPLCLLPPGELARYPDGGRGLAELPAGIDGGEFVKPDACRRCVLERRCFGLRRGYAELHGTDELVPIDADA
- a CDS encoding GDP-mannose 4,6-dehydratase yields the protein MSTSTSETPRRVLVTGADGFIGSHLVERLLADGHRVTAVVRASSTVGTSELRLRNLEPVRSRLERVIAIDIASADAVARMAEARPQWLFHLAAEAYVERSFTQPHEVLRTNLGGTMNVLQLARTCDALERTIVTSSSEIYGTAQRDAIDEQHPLEPTSPYAASKLAADRMASAWHRTWGLPLVIVRPFNCYGPRHTYDVIPKFIARALADEPLQIFGDGTQSRDFTYVDDMVEAFVLAATHTDAVGQAINFGSGRTTSIAELARRVVAACESRSKVVHVAARAAEVARLRCDAGRAHALGWQPRVALDEGLRRNIAWAREQR